A window from Podospora bellae-mahoneyi strain CBS 112042 chromosome 1 map unlocalized CBS112042p_1, whole genome shotgun sequence encodes these proteins:
- the RSR1 gene encoding Ras-related protein rsr1 (EggNog:ENOG503P0TN; COG:S) codes for MPSRFTYQPVREYHVVVLGAGGVGKSCLTAQFVHNEWIESYDPTIEDSYRTQVTVDGRQVVLEILDTAGTDQFVAMRDLFLKSGQGFILVFSIASRSSFDELAILKEEIRRIKDDDTVPIVIVGNKADLEDQRAVDRATAFGVSRSWNAPYYESSARTRTNVDEVFIDLCRQLCRREDMLEKQARDELGQKMSDEAAKKRRRRRRRKEKCVIL; via the exons ATGCCGTCGAGGTTTACCTATCAGCCCGT TCGGGAATACCATGTGGTAGTTTTAGGCGCAG GTGGTGTCGGGAAGAGTTGCTTGACTG CCCAATTTGTCCACAATGAATGGATTGAGAGCTATGATCCGACAATCGAGGATTCATACAGGACGCAGGTGACTGTTGAT GGACGGCAAGTAGTACTCGAGAT cctcgacACTGCAGGAACAGACCAATTCGTCGCTATGCGCGACCTGTTCCTCAAATCGGGGCAAGGGTTTATTCTAGTCTTTAGCATCGCCTCCCGCAGCTCGTTTGATGAGCTCGCGATCTTGAAAGAAGAGATTCGCCGCATCAAAGACGACGACACGGTCCCGATTGTGATAGTGGGCAACAAGGCCGATTTGGAAGATCAGAGGGCGGTGGATAGGGCGACGGCGTTTGGCGTTTCGAGGAGTTGGAACGCGCCGTATTATGAGAGCAGTGCTAGGACGAGGA CGAATGTGGACGAGGTGTTTATCGATCTTTGTCGGCAGCTGTGCAGGAGGGAAGACATGCTGGAGAAGCAGGCGAGGGATGAGTTGGGGCAGAAGATGAGTGATgaggcggcgaagaagaggaggaggaggaggaggaggaaggagaagtgTGTGATTCTTTGA